CGCCACGATCAGGCTGGCCAGCAGCGCAGCTGCCAGCCGGACACTCGTGCGTCGCGATCCGCCGTCTGCCATGTCTTTGAGGGGTCCCCCTTCACCCGGAGAGGTTGAAGTTACCGGACGCCCCGTATACCGCGAGCGAGATGAACAAAGTAATGACGACCACGACGATCAGCGAGGTCCGCACGGCCTGACCCACTGCGATGCCGACCCCGATCGGGCCGCCGCTGGCGTTGTAGCCGTAATAGGTGTGGATCAGCATCACCGCGATGGACATCACGATGGCCTGCAGGAAGGACCACAGCAGATCGGACGGGATGAGAAAGGTATTGAAGTAATGGTCGTAGAGACCCTTGGACTGCCCGTTGATGTAGACCGTGGTGAAGCGCGCCGCGAAGAAGGCGGCGAGCACCGACAACGAGTAGAGCGGAATGATCGCGACGAGCCCCGCGATCAGCCGGGTCGAGACCAGGTACGACACCGAGTGCACCGCCATGCATTCCACGGCGTCGATCTCCTCGGATACCCGCATGGCACCGAGCTGCGCGGTGGCGCCGGCGCCAATGGTGGCCGCCAGCGCGATACCCGCGATCACCGGGGCGACGACGCGCACGTTGAGGAAGGCGGACAAGAACCCGGTCAGCGCCTCGATACCGATATTACCCAGGGACGAATAGCCTTGCACCGCAATGACCCCGCCGGATGCCAGCGTCAGGAAAGCCGCGACACCGACAGTTCCCCCGATCATCACCAGAGCGCCCGCACCCAGGGTCATCTCGGCGATGTTGCGGATCGTCTCCTTCCGG
This genomic window from Mycobacterium saskatchewanense contains:
- a CDS encoding MlaE family ABC transporter permease: MSYDLTYRLRNAVSKLQGPVDDFGEQALFFGETLRYIPNALTRYRKETIRNIAEMTLGAGALVMIGGTVGVAAFLTLASGGVIAVQGYSSLGNIGIEALTGFLSAFLNVRVVAPVIAGIALAATIGAGATAQLGAMRVSEEIDAVECMAVHSVSYLVSTRLIAGLVAIIPLYSLSVLAAFFAARFTTVYINGQSKGLYDHYFNTFLIPSDLLWSFLQAIVMSIAVMLIHTYYGYNASGGPIGVGIAVGQAVRTSLIVVVVITLFISLAVYGASGNFNLSG